Proteins from one Xenopus tropicalis strain Nigerian chromosome 1, UCB_Xtro_10.0, whole genome shotgun sequence genomic window:
- the syt4 gene encoding synaptotagmin-4 has protein sequence MAPITSGRDAFDEIPSVVGLVSGFGLVFTVSLFSWICCQRKSAKSNTTPPYKFVHVLKGVDIYPESLNSKKKFGADEKTELAPKSLISKTSLHLDLEKRDLNGNFPKANKVRSSPDLEDFSQPQLPEKDKDSVSPESVKSNASVVSLDKQDKLGTLFFALEYNFEKKAFVVNIKEARSLPAMDEQSMTSDPYIKMTILPEKKHKVKTRVLRKTLDPAFDETFTFYGIPYSQVQDLVLHFIILSFDRFSRDDVIGEVSFPLSGIELSDGRVLMNREINKRNVRKSAGRGELLISLCYQSTTNTLTVVVLKARHLPKAEVSGLSDPYVKVNLYHAKKRISKKKTHVKKCTPNAVFNELFVFDIPCEGLEDISVEFLVMDSDRGSRNEVIGRLILGSSADGTGGEHWKEICEHPRRQIAKWHMLCDG, from the exons ATGAAATTCCATCAGTGGTTGGACTGGTCAGCGGGTTTGGACTTGTTTTCACGGTGTCTTTGTTCTCGTGGATTTGTTGCCAGCGTAAATCAGCCAAATCCAACACGACGCCCCCGTACAAGTTTGTCCATGTGTTAAAAGGCGTTGACATATACCCCGAGAGCTTAAACAGCAAAAAGAAATTCGGAGCAGATGAAAAAACAGAACTGGCTCCTAAATCTCTCATCTCAAAGACTTCTCTTCACCTTGATCTCGAAAAAAGGgacttaaatggcaattttccgaAAGCCAATAAAGTCAGAAGCTCTCCAGACCTTGAGGATTTCTCGCAGCCTCAATTACCAGAAAAAGACAAAGACTCCGTTTCTCCTGAGAGCGTCAAGTCCAACGCTTCTGTAGTATCCCTGGACAAGCAAGATAAACTAGGAACCCTCTTCTTCGCTCTAGAGTACAACTTTGAGAAAAAGGCATTTGTGGTGAACATCAAAGAAGCCAGATCCCTTCCAGCGATGGATGAACAGTCCATGACATCTGACCCGTATATAAAAATGACCATCCTTCCTGAGAAGAAGCACAAGGTTAAAACTAGAGTGCTCAGAAAGACTCTCGACCCAGCCTTTGATGAGACTTTCACATTCTATGGAATTCCTTACAGCCAGGTTCAAGACTTGGTCCTTCACTTCATCATCTTGAGCTTCGACAGATTCTCCAGGGATGATGTCATTGGTGAAGTCTCTTTTCCTCTCTCGGGAATTGAACTGTCTGATGGCAGAGTGCTAATGAACCGGGaaatcaataaaagaaatgtcCGG AAATCAGCCGGACGTGGAGAGCTGCTAATCTCTCTTTGCTACCAGTCGACAACAAATACTTTAACTGTTGTTGTGCTTAAGGCTCGGCATTTACCAAAAGCTGAAGTGTCAGGATtatcag ATCCTTATGTAAAAGTGAACCTTTATCATGCCAAGAAAAGGATTTCCAAAAAGAAAACTCATGTGAAGAAGTGCACCCCGAATGCAGTATTCAACGAATTGTTTGTCTTTGACATTCCTTGTGAAGGCCTGGAAGATATAAGTGTTGAGTTCCTTGTCATGGATTCAGACAGAGGATCAAGGAATGAGGTTATTGGCCGATTAATTCTGGGGTCTTCTGCAGATGGAACAGGTGGCGAGCACTGGAAAGAAATCTGTGAACATCCCCGGAGGCAAATTGCCAAGTGGCATATGCTGTGCGATGGTTAG